A portion of the bacterium genome contains these proteins:
- a CDS encoding TraR/DksA C4-type zinc finger protein, translated as MEVRQHQKKLEEMRADLADKIRRLEKEEMRCSCRESTGDLSGYSQHMAETAAASFEQERRIGLISRETDILYEIDEALYRIRDGKFGICEGCGEEINSHRLEAVPYARFCIECQKKMESNRR; from the coding sequence ATGGAAGTAAGGCAGCATCAAAAGAAATTGGAAGAGATGAGGGCGGATCTGGCGGATAAGATTCGTCGGCTGGAAAAGGAGGAGATGCGTTGCTCTTGTCGTGAATCAACCGGAGATTTGTCCGGGTATTCTCAACATATGGCGGAGACGGCGGCGGCCTCCTTTGAACAGGAAAGGCGAATTGGTTTAATCTCGAGAGAGACGGATATCCTTTACGAAATTGATGAGGCCCTCTATCGGATCAGAGATGGTAAATTCGGGATATGCGAAGGATGCGGAGAAGAGATAAATTCTCACCGACTGGAAGCCGTTCCCTACGCCAGGTTTTGTATTGAATGTCAAAAAAAGATGGAGTCTAATCGGCGGTAA
- the lspA gene encoding signal peptidase II, with amino-acid sequence MILHLVTIVIAGSVIILDQITKAIISTRLEPGKSIFILKDYVALSYVTNPGGAFGILGKWGGFFTVFSIGIIVLIIILLKGLPRSNHWLRVAFGLILGGAGGNLIDRLRIGEVIDFIDMGVGYWRWPAFNLADTCICLGVGMAAYHLYRAQSPEDS; translated from the coding sequence TTGATCTTACATTTAGTTACTATTGTCATTGCTGGTTCGGTCATTATTTTAGATCAGATAACGAAAGCGATTATTTCTACCCGGCTGGAGCCAGGTAAGAGTATCTTTATCCTGAAAGACTATGTGGCGCTATCTTATGTCACTAATCCAGGGGGCGCCTTTGGTATCCTTGGAAAGTGGGGAGGATTCTTTACCGTCTTTAGCATAGGGATTATTGTCCTCATTATTATCTTGTTAAAGGGTCTCCCCCGATCCAATCACTGGCTCAGGGTGGCTTTTGGATTAATTTTGGGAGGAGCCGGCGGAAATCTGATTGATCGGCTTAGAATAGGGGAGGTAATCGATTTTATTGATATGGGGGTTGGTTATTGGCGCTGGCCGGCCTTTAATCTGGCGGACACCTGTATTTGCTTGGGAGTAGGGATGGCGGCGTATCATTTATACAGGGCCCAGAGCCCAGAAGATAGCTAA
- a CDS encoding YicC/YloC family endoribonuclease, translated as MANSMTGFGQGGNEYLFCEIRSLNHKFCEIGVKLPLQLNILEGKVRDYIKQKIARGRISVFIRTEPSLEIGKEVAVNLEVARAYLNASHQLSAALHLENDVKASYLLSMNDVVTTRKAEIDLDSIWEGLKDVIDTALALLLEMKAIEGKELQRDITERVEVMEKMTTAINDLAPEVVDEYREKLSQRLSVIMPDQALDETRLAMEVAIFADKSDITEEVVRLSSHLKQMKEVLTIKGPIGRQLEFLSQEVAREVNTISAKTSNLKITQLTLKMKNELEKVREQLQNVE; from the coding sequence ATGGCTAACAGTATGACCGGCTTTGGTCAGGGTGGGAATGAATATCTCTTCTGCGAGATAAGATCTTTAAACCATAAGTTTTGTGAAATAGGGGTTAAATTGCCACTCCAGTTGAATATCCTTGAAGGTAAGGTTCGAGATTACATCAAGCAGAAGATTGCTCGGGGCAGAATCTCTGTCTTTATCAGAACCGAACCTTCCTTGGAAATAGGTAAGGAAGTGGCAGTCAATCTTGAGGTAGCCAGGGCTTATCTTAATGCCAGCCACCAATTATCTGCTGCGCTCCATCTGGAAAACGACGTGAAGGCCTCTTATCTATTAAGCATGAATGATGTGGTCACCACTCGAAAGGCTGAAATTGATCTTGATTCTATCTGGGAAGGGCTTAAGGACGTGATAGATACGGCCCTCGCTTTACTTCTTGAAATGAAGGCTATCGAGGGAAAAGAATTACAACGGGATATAACTGAGAGGGTGGAAGTAATGGAAAAGATGACCACCGCCATAAATGACCTGGCTCCAGAGGTGGTAGATGAATATCGGGAAAAACTTAGTCAACGACTTTCTGTGATTATGCCTGATCAAGCATTAGATGAAACCAGGTTAGCTATGGAGGTGGCCATTTTTGCCGATAAATCCGATATCACCGAAGAAGTGGTCAGACTTTCAAGCCATCTTAAACAGATGAAAGAAGTTTTAACTATAAAAGGCCCTATCGGACGCCAATTAGAATTTTTGTCTCAGGAAGTAGCCAGAGAGGTAAATACTATCTCTGCCAAGACGTCAAACTTGAAAATAACCCAACTTACCCTCAAGATGAAAAATGAACTGGAGAAAGTAAGAGAACAACTCCAGAATGTAGAATAG
- the remA gene encoding extracellular matrix/biofilm regulator RemA — protein sequence MMKLINIGFGNVVAGSRVIAIVSPESAPIKRIKEEARDEGRLIDATYGRRTRAIIITDSNHVILSAVQPETMAQRLASD from the coding sequence ATGATGAAGCTGATCAACATTGGTTTCGGAAACGTGGTGGCTGGCTCCCGGGTGATAGCCATTGTTTCTCCTGAATCAGCCCCTATTAAGAGGATCAAGGAGGAGGCCAGAGATGAGGGGAGGCTAATCGATGCTACCTATGGTCGCCGCACCAGGGCAATTATTATTACTGATTCCAACCATGTTATCCTATCAGCCGTTCAGCCGGAGACTATGGCTCAAAGACTGGCCAGTGATTAA
- the gmk gene encoding guanylate kinase, giving the protein MTNLLLVISAPSGTGKTTICDRLVSSCPDLAYSISFTTRSPRAGEIEGKHYQFVSEEGFKTLIRQGEFVEWAMVHGNYYGTPRGPLEESLAKGKTLVMDIDVQGGIQIKEKYKESVLIFIIPPSLEELKLRLNRRKTEDKETITKRLRGAQEELKYASCYDYCLINHQIDETVNQLKAIIAAEKCRVKRMSFDVFWLLENNDYLGR; this is encoded by the coding sequence ATGACTAATCTCCTTCTGGTTATTTCCGCTCCCTCAGGGACAGGAAAAACCACTATTTGTGATCGACTTGTTTCTTCCTGTCCTGATTTAGCTTATTCTATTTCTTTCACTACCAGGTCACCCCGAGCTGGTGAAATAGAAGGTAAACATTACCAGTTTGTCTCGGAGGAAGGATTTAAGACCTTGATCAGGCAGGGTGAATTTGTGGAATGGGCTATGGTGCATGGGAATTATTACGGGACTCCCAGAGGTCCTTTGGAAGAATCTTTAGCCAAAGGTAAAACCCTGGTTATGGATATAGATGTTCAGGGGGGTATTCAGATAAAAGAAAAGTACAAAGAATCGGTCCTGATATTCATTATACCTCCTTCTCTGGAAGAACTTAAGCTACGGCTTAACCGTCGTAAAACCGAGGATAAAGAAACAATTACCAAACGCCTTCGTGGAGCTCAAGAAGAGTTAAAGTATGCTTCCTGTTATGATTACTGTCTTATTAACCACCAGATTGATGAAACAGTGAACCAGCTAAAAGCAATTATTGCAGCCGAAAAATGCAGGGTGAAACGGATGAGTTTTGATGTCTTCTGGCTATTAGAAAATAATGACTACTTAGGTAGATAG
- the rpoZ gene encoding DNA-directed RNA polymerase subunit omega, whose protein sequence is MDIEKIEKLFSKSKNRYYLLTLVAKRACQLKEEGVSKAQSESELAKPTIISLTELAEDKIQYHEK, encoded by the coding sequence ATGGATATAGAGAAAATAGAGAAATTATTTTCTAAATCAAAAAATCGGTATTATTTGCTGACGTTAGTGGCCAAAAGGGCCTGTCAACTTAAAGAGGAAGGCGTTAGTAAAGCTCAATCAGAATCGGAACTAGCCAAGCCTACTATTATTTCTTTAACTGAATTGGCAGAGGACAAAATCCAATATCATGAAAAATGA
- a CDS encoding beta-ketoacyl-ACP synthase III, whose protein sequence is MRNAAIIGTGRHLPDKVLTNTELENMVETSDEWIRTRSGIKERRIAEPGTSASSLGVPAARRALKKAGVRPTDLDLIIVSTMTPDMPFPATACLIQRELGAKKAIAFDLQAACSGFLYGLEVGRQFIATGTYQYVLVCASEVMSSVIDWTDRSTCVLFGDGAGAAVLAPCESGYGILTSHLHSDGREADLIEMPGGGSRNPATHETINTGLHYLKMKGNEVFKLGVRLMSMSVRHVLAESGISEDNIDLLIPHQANIRIILAMAERLKIPLEKVYINLSRYGNTSAASIAIALDEALEEKRIASNDVVVLSAVGAGLSWGAACIRWPA, encoded by the coding sequence ATGAGAAATGCAGCTATAATTGGAACCGGCCGACATCTTCCTGATAAGGTCTTAACCAACACTGAGTTGGAAAATATGGTGGAGACATCGGACGAGTGGATTAGGACTAGAAGCGGGATCAAGGAAAGACGGATAGCCGAGCCGGGAACATCCGCTTCTTCCCTGGGAGTTCCGGCAGCCAGGCGTGCCCTGAAGAAAGCCGGGGTAAGGCCGACTGATTTAGATCTCATTATTGTGTCGACTATGACCCCTGATATGCCTTTTCCGGCTACAGCCTGTCTTATTCAACGTGAACTGGGCGCCAAAAAGGCCATTGCCTTTGACCTCCAGGCAGCGTGTTCGGGTTTTCTCTATGGGCTGGAGGTGGGCAGACAATTTATTGCTACGGGGACATATCAATACGTTCTGGTCTGTGCCTCGGAAGTGATGTCATCTGTTATCGACTGGACAGATCGAAGCACCTGTGTGCTTTTTGGTGATGGAGCAGGGGCAGCCGTGCTGGCTCCTTGTGAGAGCGGTTATGGAATTTTAACCAGCCACCTTCACTCAGATGGCCGGGAGGCTGATCTGATCGAGATGCCCGGCGGAGGCTCCAGGAATCCGGCTACCCACGAAACCATTAATACAGGCTTGCATTATTTGAAAATGAAAGGAAATGAGGTCTTTAAGCTCGGGGTGAGACTGATGTCCATGTCTGTTCGCCATGTTTTAGCCGAAAGCGGTATTTCCGAAGACAACATCGATCTTCTGATCCCGCATCAGGCTAATATCCGCATTATCTTGGCTATGGCCGAGCGATTAAAAATCCCTTTGGAAAAGGTCTATATTAACTTATCCAGATATGGAAATACTTCGGCGGCCTCAATAGCGATAGCCTTAGATGAAGCCCTGGAAGAAAAAAGAATAGCCTCTAACGATGTGGTGGTCCTTTCTGCCGTTGGTGCTGGGCTTTCCTGGGGCGCTGCTTGTATCCGATGGCCGGCCTGA